CCCAAGCCAAAATATCAGCAATAGTTAAGGCATAGTCAGGATAAATTGCTGCGACTTCACGGATATCTATGACTATGGCAGGTACAACCAGTGAGTTGGCTGAGTATTGGTCAATTCCCACACTAGAACTGTGAAAACTGTTAGGTGCATTCATATGGGTGCTGCTATGTTCTCCTAAAGAGAAACGCCGCAGGTAATAGCCATCCTGTGAAAGTTCTGCAACAGTTGCAAATTCTACTGGTGGGTCGCCGGGCCATTGAGGAATACCAGTGTCAATTACATGGCTGAGGTGGATAACGCGTGAGTAAGTAATAGTACGCTGATTGTGTGATTCCATCATCCCAACCTTGCGCCTTTTTAGTAGAAGGTTTTTCCTGACTTTGCCAGAATACCCTTACAATAACGAAGGTTTAGTGTTTTTTCAAAGGGTAGTTTCTAGCGAGTTGGTTTACCTGTGCGATCGCTAATATTATCCCCTATTCATCCATTTCTTTTAATGTGGCTAATGCTGAAGGAGATAACCTACTCAGATAGCGGAATATCCAATATTTAAATATAGTATTTAAAATCACAGGAAACGTAGCAATAAACATAAATATTACACTTCTATTTGCTGCAATACCTAAATGTTCTGACAATCCTTCAAGAAGGATTTCCCATCCATGTGGGGAGTGGAATCCAACAAATATATCTGTAAATAAAATAATTAAGAAAGCCTTAGCGCTGTCACTAATACCATAAACAAGTTCATCTATAAAAGACTTGACAATCACAATTTCTCTTTTACTATTAGCAATGACGATGCCAAAAGCAATTAGTGATATTAGATCTGCAAAAATATTACTAATTGCATTGATATTTTTATGACGAAATTCTTCAGCTATTTCAATGGCTTTTTCTTTAGTACTTTCTTCTATAGCCTCTGGAGATAGTGGCGGATGTTCATGAATCAAGTTTTGGAATCTCAATCTTTTTTGAAATAAATTTAATTCGCTAATAGCCTCTTCTTGCATTTGCGAATTGAGAAAAATTTGAGTGACATTTTCACTTTGAATACTTTTGACTATCGGATTGATCACAAGCTGGTTAGATAACTGCTGCGTTAAAAGAGGCACAATAATTATAAGTAATAAGAATTTGATTGCAGTTGTAGTGCGTCTTCTGGAAATCTGAAAATTTCTGACAAACTCTTCTTCAGCCTGTGGTGTTAAATCAGATTTAATTTTATTAATTGTCCTGCCAATAGACCTTGGCAATACTCCTGTTTTTTGAGAGATAATAACTTTAATCCCATTTAACGAATCTGATCGTTTATTATTTTGATTCTGATTAATTTCTGGACTTGGAGAAATTGCTATTGAATTCCTATAACTATCTAGTTCATCTCTGAATGTATACTTGTCTATCACTTCATCAATAAACTGAAGCTTTTCTAATAAAGCTGCATTGGAAATATTCAGTACTGAACGACTTAACTGGAATTCTGCCAACCTAACTTTGATAATAGTTAAGTTTTGATTCAGGCATCCTTGCCAATAAGACATAGAGTTGTCAGTATAATTGCCTGATTCAGCAGATATTTTTTGATGCCCAAAGTATTCTGCTTCGATATTTTTAATTGTCTGAGCAGCCTTGTATGCTTCTAATAGCGCTCTTTCTGGCGTGTCTAAAAACCATTGGTTCATTGGTCACACAATTTCAAATTTACCAATATTGATTATTCTACCTCTATCTCGTTTACCTGACTCAGCACTCATGGTCGCATCCTTTGCCCGACATAAACAATTCCTAGTACAGGTCGGCGGAAATAAACTTACCATTCAAAACAGCCAGAAAGCCCAAAATTAAAGCCTTTTGACTTTTGACTTTTGACTTTTGACTTCCGCCTTGCGGTACTAGCTGCTTGACGGAATTCCCTAAGTTGTGCAAAAACATCCATAGCGGTAGATGGAGATTGGTTGTGCTTTTTTCATCTTCCGTTATTGGGGTGCTTGTTATTACAGGCATTCCTTTCTTTTTTGGCAACTAACAACTGACAACTGACAACTAACCACTAATTTTAGGAATTAGAGAAAAACCTTTGTATAAGAAAGTAGAACTATTTTTCAGTCAATTTCATTAATATTTATAGGAAATTGCATCATGAAGTTTGATTATGCACTGGTGTTAGCAATGATTGGAGTATCAATTGCCGTAGTACAACCGCAAACTACTGTGGCACTATCCTCAACTCCAGTTGCCAAGCTTGCCAAAGCAACGACGGTGCAAATTGACAATCACGAAAATGATATTGTTCTGACTGCCCAAATACCCAATGCTGAAGATTTATTAGTTCAGGCTGGAGAAAAGTACGATCGCAAAGACTATAAAGGAGCAATTGAAGTTTACACCACAGCGATCAGGATTAATCCGAACGATCCTCTAGGTTACATTGGGCGGGGACTTGCCCGTTATCGGTTAGCAGACTATAAAGGAGCAATAGAAGATTACACCTTAGCTCTCAAGATTAATCCCAATTATGCTTTAGCCTACAACAACCGGGGACTTGCTCGCTATGATTTGGGAGACAATCAAGGAGCGATCGCAGATTACAATCAAGCCTTGCAAATTAATCCTAAATATGCATTAGCTTATTACAACCGGGGGCTGGCTCAGTATAAATTGGGAAAATTACAACAAGCGATCGCTGATTATCAGCAAGCCTTGGAAATTAATCCAAACTATGATGATGCCTACTATAACCGGGGGCTTGCCTACTATGACTTGAAAGACAACCTTGCAGCAATTGCCGATTACAACCAAGCCATCAAGATTAATCCCAACGCTGCTGATGCCTACTACAACCGAGGACTTGCCTATTATGACTTAGGAGACAACCTTGCAGCAATTGACAACTATACCTTAGCCTTAAAGATTAATCCCAACGATGCCGATACCTACTACAACCGGGGACTTGCCCGCTATCAGTTGACAGACTTACAAGGTGCAATTGCTGATTACAATCAAGCTATCAAGATTAATCCTAACGCTACTGATGCCTACATTCGCCGGGGAGTTGTTCGCTATGAGTTAGGAGACAACAAAGCAGCAATTGCCGATTACAACCAAGCCATTAAAATTAATCCTAACACTGCTGATGCTTACTACAACCGGGGACTTGCCCGCAATAAATTGGGAGATTACCAAGGGGCGATCGCTGATTACAGCCAAGCCATCAAAATTAATCCTAACACTGCTGATGCCTACATTGGGCGCGGTGTTGCCCGCTATAAATTGGGAGATCACAAAGGAGCGATCGCAGATTATAATCAAGCTCTCAAGATTAATCCCAACGATGCTTTAACCTACTACAACTTGGGAACTGCCCGTTCAGCTTTGGGAGACAAAAAAGGGGCAATTGAAGATTACACCACAGCCATCAAGATTAATCCCAACGATGCCGAAGCTTACTACAACCGGGGAAATGCCCGTTCTGCCTTAGAAGACAATCAAGGGGCAATTGAAGATTACAACCAAGCCATCAAGATTAATCCTAACTATGCCGCAGCCTATGGCAACCGAGGAAATGCCCGCTATGATTTGGGAGATAAACAAGCAGCAATTGAAGATTACAATCAAGTTATCAAGATTGATCCCAAAGATGCTTTAGCCTACAACAATCGGGGAATTGCCCGCTATGAGTTGGGAGATCAACAGGGGGCGATCGCAGATTTACAAAAAGCTGCTAAACTCTTTCAAGAACAAGGAAAAACAGATGATTATAAACAAATTTTACAGTTAATTAAAAAGCTTCAGCGATAGAAAGTGGGGATTAGTTGACATGTTGAAATAGTCCTGCCAAACCCTCCTTGTCCTAGTTGAGTGAG
Above is a window of Nostoc sp. UHCC 0702 DNA encoding:
- the pxcA gene encoding proton extrusion protein PcxA; translation: MNQWFLDTPERALLEAYKAAQTIKNIEAEYFGHQKISAESGNYTDNSMSYWQGCLNQNLTIIKVRLAEFQLSRSVLNISNAALLEKLQFIDEVIDKYTFRDELDSYRNSIAISPSPEINQNQNNKRSDSLNGIKVIISQKTGVLPRSIGRTINKIKSDLTPQAEEEFVRNFQISRRRTTTAIKFLLLIIIVPLLTQQLSNQLVINPIVKSIQSENVTQIFLNSQMQEEAISELNLFQKRLRFQNLIHEHPPLSPEAIEESTKEKAIEIAEEFRHKNINAISNIFADLISLIAFGIVIANSKREIVIVKSFIDELVYGISDSAKAFLIILFTDIFVGFHSPHGWEILLEGLSEHLGIAANRSVIFMFIATFPVILNTIFKYWIFRYLSRLSPSALATLKEMDE
- a CDS encoding tetratricopeptide repeat protein; translated protein: MKFDYALVLAMIGVSIAVVQPQTTVALSSTPVAKLAKATTVQIDNHENDIVLTAQIPNAEDLLVQAGEKYDRKDYKGAIEVYTTAIRINPNDPLGYIGRGLARYRLADYKGAIEDYTLALKINPNYALAYNNRGLARYDLGDNQGAIADYNQALQINPKYALAYYNRGLAQYKLGKLQQAIADYQQALEINPNYDDAYYNRGLAYYDLKDNLAAIADYNQAIKINPNAADAYYNRGLAYYDLGDNLAAIDNYTLALKINPNDADTYYNRGLARYQLTDLQGAIADYNQAIKINPNATDAYIRRGVVRYELGDNKAAIADYNQAIKINPNTADAYYNRGLARNKLGDYQGAIADYSQAIKINPNTADAYIGRGVARYKLGDHKGAIADYNQALKINPNDALTYYNLGTARSALGDKKGAIEDYTTAIKINPNDAEAYYNRGNARSALEDNQGAIEDYNQAIKINPNYAAAYGNRGNARYDLGDKQAAIEDYNQVIKIDPKDALAYNNRGIARYELGDQQGAIADLQKAAKLFQEQGKTDDYKQILQLIKKLQR